The Kordia sp. SMS9 genome window below encodes:
- a CDS encoding fibronectin type III domain-containing protein, which yields MRKVVLLLLIGFVYSCSDEVQIPEIIQPCQTVAASFASDITSNSARLNWCGTVNEAGECLPVTGVAWTASWGTPGFDPDAGTIINTTMTSANINLLSSQTTYEFYVKSDCDLANNEWFGPVAFTTSCPAPTDLGATDITQTTALLTWMPGGSEIAWEVKFGLTGFNLEEADAFATGNNSQYPVTNLQPNSEYEFYVRANCNAVTDGDQTGSFSAFSGPYRFATCLPPLNLVYDTVTQNSVSVDWDSNSQTTWEVSYGEAATFTPETGTIVTVNNSNFTANGLCPSTEYAFAVRTLCSTTTQSPWLGFGGNVITPALGYTGMYTYEEIGNTDELIFGDSATVDIVSVSDTERSITVKYLANLDVMNTQPTMTFNFTLNCDGTITVTDDQDTNFNCGGDNVLLGQGMATPTAYNLVDDTTIDIRFVEDTGSIMCVNAPLSEVVIRLTKL from the coding sequence ATGAGAAAAGTAGTTTTACTTCTACTGATCGGATTTGTATACTCATGCTCAGATGAGGTACAAATTCCAGAGATAATACAACCTTGCCAAACTGTTGCTGCTTCTTTTGCTTCAGATATTACAAGTAATTCAGCCAGACTTAATTGGTGCGGAACTGTTAATGAAGCAGGTGAATGTTTGCCCGTTACTGGTGTTGCGTGGACCGCTTCTTGGGGAACGCCAGGATTCGATCCAGATGCAGGTACTATTATCAATACTACCATGACGAGTGCCAACATCAATCTTTTGTCTTCACAGACTACGTATGAGTTTTATGTAAAGTCTGATTGTGATTTAGCCAACAACGAATGGTTTGGTCCTGTAGCATTTACAACTTCGTGTCCAGCACCTACCGATTTAGGCGCTACTGATATTACGCAAACTACCGCTTTATTAACTTGGATGCCAGGCGGAAGTGAAATTGCTTGGGAAGTAAAATTTGGATTGACAGGATTTAATTTGGAAGAAGCAGATGCGTTTGCCACTGGAAATAACTCTCAATATCCTGTAACGAATTTACAACCAAATAGCGAATATGAATTTTATGTAAGAGCTAATTGTAATGCAGTTACTGATGGAGATCAAACAGGAAGTTTTAGTGCATTTTCTGGACCTTACAGATTTGCAACATGTTTGCCTCCTTTAAATTTAGTATATGATACGGTGACGCAGAATTCAGTTTCTGTTGATTGGGACTCAAATTCACAAACTACTTGGGAAGTAAGTTATGGTGAAGCTGCAACTTTTACGCCAGAAACGGGAACAATTGTTACGGTTAATAATTCCAATTTCACAGCCAATGGATTATGCCCAAGTACAGAATATGCATTTGCTGTTAGAACTTTATGTAGCACAACGACACAAAGTCCTTGGTTGGGCTTCGGAGGAAATGTAATAACACCAGCACTTGGTTATACTGGAATGTACACGTATGAAGAGATTGGAAATACAGATGAACTCATTTTTGGAGATTCTGCAACGGTAGATATTGTAAGCGTTTCTGATACCGAACGAAGCATTACGGTAAAGTATTTGGCTAATTTGGATGTGATGAATACACAACCAACCATGACTTTTAATTTTACTTTAAATTGTGATGGAACCATAACTGTTACCGACGATCAAGATACGAACTTTAACTGCGGTGGCGACAATGTTTTGTTAGGTCAAGGAATGGCAACACCAACAGCTTACAACTTGGTTGATGATACTACGATTGACATTCGATTTGTAGAAGATACAGGAAGTATCATGTGTGTCAATGCGCCTTTATCAGAAGTAGTAATTCGATTGACGAAATTGTAA
- a CDS encoding Hpt domain-containing protein — translation MAYNLEKISAISDGDQDFIEAVVVAFIEEIPADLITFEKEVTAKNYHGIYQVSHKIKPNLDLLGMQSSYEKNLQILSWAKAETNIADITNTFSEVQRSINMNIEQLKKEFNLN, via the coding sequence ATGGCATATAATTTAGAAAAAATAAGCGCAATTTCTGATGGCGATCAAGACTTTATAGAAGCAGTCGTAGTAGCTTTTATTGAAGAAATTCCCGCAGATCTTATTACTTTTGAAAAAGAAGTAACTGCAAAAAACTACCACGGTATTTACCAAGTAAGTCACAAAATAAAGCCAAATTTAGACTTATTAGGCATGCAATCATCTTACGAAAAAAACTTGCAAATACTTAGTTGGGCAAAAGCAGAAACGAATATTGCAGACATCACCAATACTTTTAGTGAAGTGCAACGTAGTATCAATATGAATATTGAGCAACTAAAGAAAGAATTCAACCTAAACTAG
- the rpmG gene encoding 50S ribosomal protein L33, giving the protein MAKKGNRVQVILECTEHKASGQPGTSRYITTKNKKNTPDRLEIKKFNPILKRMTVHKEIK; this is encoded by the coding sequence ATGGCGAAGAAAGGCAATAGAGTTCAAGTGATACTAGAGTGTACAGAGCACAAAGCTTCTGGACAACCAGGAACTTCTCGTTATATCACTACAAAAAATAAGAAAAATACTCCAGACAGATTAGAGATTAAAAAATTTAATCCAATCTTAAAGAGAATGACTGTTCACAAAGAAATAAAATAA
- a CDS encoding carboxypeptidase-like regulatory domain-containing protein, translated as MRKTAIILITFLNLSVVFAQKNMAGIILDEETKQPVAYAHLIIPSEKRGTTADAEGNFEFTVPDEWLGKIVNISCVGFEDKKIELRQKKGLVIYLKPSLEFLSTVHITHTERQKRKRVNPFRGKQIIGFGNFSGGKYPSMLARYYPFIEKLGEENYLEEVTVFFYKDGRHDAKFRLRILSATADKMPKDDLLDPILVDVTYKQGRIKARMPANGIEVPREGFFVVVEHLFIKENVVEEIVNLQMNDSVRKQNVRLRRYAPIFTGIVEKAGESFSYYMSVNGWKKVEKLKMPKPNFKENEIVAPAFKVKLTN; from the coding sequence TTGAGAAAGACTGCCATCATCCTCATCACATTTTTAAATTTGAGTGTTGTCTTTGCGCAAAAAAATATGGCTGGCATCATTCTCGATGAAGAAACAAAACAACCTGTAGCGTATGCACATTTAATTATTCCTTCAGAAAAAAGAGGAACTACAGCTGATGCAGAAGGTAATTTTGAATTTACAGTTCCTGACGAATGGCTTGGGAAAATCGTAAATATATCGTGCGTAGGTTTTGAAGATAAAAAAATAGAACTCAGGCAAAAAAAGGGATTGGTTATTTACCTAAAACCTTCTCTCGAATTCTTGAGCACAGTACACATAACGCATACCGAGCGACAAAAAAGAAAACGAGTAAATCCGTTTCGCGGGAAGCAAATCATCGGTTTTGGAAATTTTAGTGGAGGTAAATATCCTTCCATGCTCGCGCGATATTATCCGTTCATTGAAAAGTTAGGCGAAGAAAACTACTTGGAAGAAGTCACCGTTTTTTTCTATAAAGACGGAAGGCACGATGCCAAATTTCGATTGCGAATTCTTTCTGCCACAGCAGACAAAATGCCAAAAGACGATTTGCTCGATCCAATACTTGTAGATGTAACCTATAAACAAGGAAGGATAAAAGCGCGCATGCCAGCAAATGGCATTGAAGTGCCGAGAGAAGGATTTTTTGTAGTGGTTGAACATTTATTCATCAAAGAAAATGTAGTAGAAGAAATTGTCAACCTACAAATGAATGATTCTGTAAGAAAGCAGAATGTAAGACTAAGACGTTACGCGCCAATTTTTACAGGTATCGTAGAAAAAGCAGGAGAATCGTTTTCGTATTACATGTCGGTCAATGGCTGGAAAAAAGTGGAAAAGTTAAAAATGCCAAAACCTAATTTTAAAGAGAATGAAATTGTCGCGCCTGCGTTTAAAGTGAAACTAACCAATTAA
- a CDS encoding fumarylacetoacetate hydrolase family protein yields the protein MKIICIGRNYTEHIAELENEKPKDPVIFMKSDTSILLKKQPFFIPDFSEEIHHEVEVLVKINKLGKYIDQKFAHKYYNEISVGIDFTARDLQSKLKAKGLPWEKAKAFDGSAVVGQWISKDQFEDINNLNFKLEKNNEIVQQGNTQQMLWKIDELIAYVSQYFTLKIGDIIFTGTPAGVRKVNVNDRLTGFLEGQQLFSILVK from the coding sequence ATGAAAATTATTTGCATCGGAAGAAACTATACAGAACATATTGCAGAACTTGAAAATGAAAAACCCAAAGATCCAGTCATTTTCATGAAATCGGATACGTCTATTCTATTAAAAAAACAGCCATTCTTTATTCCTGATTTTTCAGAAGAAATTCATCATGAAGTTGAAGTTTTGGTAAAAATTAATAAATTAGGAAAATATATTGATCAGAAATTTGCGCACAAATATTACAATGAAATCAGTGTAGGTATTGATTTTACAGCGCGCGACTTACAATCGAAACTCAAAGCCAAAGGATTGCCTTGGGAAAAAGCCAAAGCGTTTGACGGTTCGGCGGTTGTGGGACAATGGATTTCCAAAGATCAATTTGAAGATATCAACAACTTGAATTTCAAACTTGAAAAAAACAATGAAATCGTGCAGCAAGGCAATACGCAACAAATGTTGTGGAAAATTGACGAACTGATTGCGTATGTTTCTCAATACTTTACCTTAAAAATAGGTGACATTATCTTTACAGGAACACCTGCAGGAGTTAGGAAAGTGAATGTAAACGACCGACTGACAGGATTTTTAGAGGGACAACAATTATTTTCAATATTAGTAAAATAA
- a CDS encoding DUF4295 domain-containing protein yields the protein MAKKSVASLQTGSKRLTKAIKMVKSPKTGAYTFVESIMSPDKVNDWLKK from the coding sequence ATGGCAAAGAAATCAGTAGCATCCTTACAAACAGGATCAAAAAGACTCACAAAAGCAATCAAAATGGTAAAGTCTCCAAAAACTGGAGCTTATACATTTGTAGAATCAATCATGTCACCAGATAAGGTAAACGATTGGTTAAAAAAATAA
- the rpmB gene encoding 50S ribosomal protein L28 has translation MSRICELTGKKAMVGNNVSHAMNKTKRKFNANLTKKRFYIPEEDKWVTLKVSTSALKTINKKGISAVLKEARAKGFIK, from the coding sequence ATGTCAAGAATTTGTGAATTAACAGGAAAGAAAGCAATGGTTGGGAACAATGTGTCTCACGCAATGAATAAAACGAAACGCAAATTTAATGCGAATCTTACAAAAAAGCGTTTTTACATTCCTGAAGAAGACAAGTGGGTTACTTTGAAAGTATCTACTTCAGCATTAAAAACAATTAATAAAAAAGGAATCTCCGCTGTGCTAAAAGAAGCAAGAGCGAAAGGTTTTATCAAGTAA
- the ftsY gene encoding signal recognition particle-docking protein FtsY: MSFFKKIFSSEKKETLDKGLEKSKSSFFSKLTKAVAGKSKVDDEVLDNLEEVLVSSDVGVDTTLKIIDRIEERVAKDKYLGTDELNKILREEIAGLLSETNSGEETEYTIPADKKPYVLMVVGVNGVGKTTTIGKLAYQFNKKGLKVVLGAADTFRAAAIDQLEVWADRVGVPLVKQSMGSDPASVAFDTLKSGVAQDADVIIIDTAGRLHNKVNLMKELTKVKKVMQKVIDDAPHDVLLVLDGSTGQNAFEQAKQFTAATEVTTLAVTKLDGTAKGGVVIGISDQFQIPVKYIGVGEGIEDLQVFNKFEFVDSFFKK; this comes from the coding sequence ATGAGTTTTTTTAAAAAAATATTTTCATCTGAAAAAAAGGAAACCCTCGACAAAGGTTTGGAAAAATCCAAATCAAGTTTCTTTTCTAAATTGACCAAAGCGGTTGCTGGAAAAAGCAAAGTAGATGATGAAGTTTTAGATAATTTAGAAGAAGTATTAGTCAGCAGCGATGTTGGTGTTGATACCACTTTGAAAATTATTGATCGTATAGAGGAAAGAGTTGCCAAAGATAAATACTTAGGAACTGACGAGTTGAATAAAATTCTTCGTGAAGAAATTGCAGGATTATTGTCTGAAACAAATTCTGGTGAAGAAACTGAATATACCATTCCAGCCGATAAAAAACCGTATGTGCTCATGGTGGTTGGTGTCAATGGTGTTGGAAAAACAACAACAATTGGTAAGTTAGCGTATCAATTCAACAAAAAAGGGTTGAAAGTCGTTTTAGGAGCAGCTGATACCTTTAGAGCAGCCGCGATTGACCAATTGGAAGTTTGGGCAGATAGAGTAGGTGTCCCACTTGTAAAACAAAGCATGGGAAGCGATCCAGCTTCTGTAGCGTTTGATACTTTAAAATCGGGTGTGGCACAAGATGCTGACGTCATTATTATTGATACTGCAGGACGTTTGCACAATAAAGTCAACTTGATGAAAGAATTGACGAAAGTCAAAAAAGTAATGCAAAAAGTAATTGACGACGCTCCACATGACGTTTTATTAGTGTTAGATGGTTCTACAGGGCAAAATGCTTTTGAACAGGCCAAACAATTTACAGCGGCAACAGAAGTTACGACATTAGCGGTTACAAAGTTAGATGGAACTGCCAAAGGAGGTGTTGTCATCGGAATTTCTGATCAATTCCAAATTCCAGTAAAATATATTGGCGTTGGTGAAGGTATTGAAGATTTACAAGTATTCAATAAATTTGAATTCGTAGATTCATTCTTTAAAAAATAA
- a CDS encoding CinA family nicotinamide mononucleotide deamidase-related protein, translated as MIAEIITIGDEILIGQIVDTNSVFISKALNEIGISVHQITSIQDEKQHILEALEAARKKADLVLITGGLGPTKDDITKHTLCEYFEDTLVKNQEVLTHIEELFEKYVTSSTISTMNRDQALVPSKAQILHNKYGTAPGMWLEKDSTVFVSMPGVPYEMRGLMTHQIIPKLQKEFERPFIYHKTILTYGMGESSIAMKIEHWENKLPNFIKLAYLPNVGRVRLRLTGKGQDREHIINAVDDYAEKLYPIIGDIIKGIEGTSNIITEIGDLLIDKGLKLAAAESCTGGRIASQITEESGVSAFFNGSAVTYAVQSKIDILGVPKVLIDRHSVVSAEVVEAMAEGAAKIYHADYAIATTGNAGPTKGNSDVEVGTVFIGIKTPNGTISQRFNFGQPREKVVNKAVNKAFQMLLEEILKNSN; from the coding sequence ATGATTGCTGAAATAATTACGATTGGTGACGAAATTCTTATTGGACAAATTGTGGATACCAATTCGGTATTCATCTCCAAAGCATTGAATGAAATTGGAATTTCAGTACATCAAATCACTTCCATTCAAGACGAAAAACAACACATTTTAGAAGCCTTAGAAGCGGCTAGAAAAAAAGCAGACTTGGTGTTGATCACTGGTGGATTAGGTCCTACAAAAGACGATATTACCAAACATACACTTTGCGAATACTTTGAGGATACCTTGGTGAAAAATCAAGAAGTATTAACGCATATTGAAGAATTATTTGAAAAATATGTGACTTCCTCCACCATCTCTACCATGAATAGAGATCAGGCGTTAGTGCCTTCGAAAGCGCAAATATTACATAACAAATATGGAACTGCGCCAGGAATGTGGCTAGAAAAAGACAGTACCGTATTTGTGTCTATGCCAGGCGTTCCGTATGAAATGCGCGGATTGATGACACATCAAATCATTCCGAAGCTTCAAAAAGAATTTGAGCGTCCTTTTATCTATCACAAAACGATTCTTACGTATGGAATGGGCGAAAGTAGCATTGCCATGAAAATTGAACATTGGGAAAATAAGTTGCCAAATTTCATCAAACTTGCGTATTTGCCAAATGTAGGAAGAGTGCGTTTGCGACTTACAGGAAAAGGACAGGACAGAGAACATATTATCAATGCGGTAGATGATTATGCAGAAAAACTGTATCCTATAATTGGTGACATTATTAAAGGAATAGAAGGAACGAGTAACATCATCACAGAAATTGGAGATCTTTTAATTGATAAAGGGTTGAAGTTGGCTGCTGCCGAAAGTTGCACTGGCGGACGCATTGCTTCACAAATTACAGAAGAATCGGGTGTTTCTGCTTTCTTCAACGGAAGTGCAGTAACCTATGCGGTACAATCCAAAATCGATATTTTAGGCGTTCCCAAAGTACTAATAGATCGACATTCGGTTGTGAGTGCAGAAGTGGTAGAAGCGATGGCAGAAGGCGCGGCAAAAATATATCATGCAGATTATGCAATTGCTACCACAGGAAACGCAGGTCCGACCAAAGGAAACTCTGATGTTGAGGTGGGAACCGTTTTTATTGGAATTAAAACACCTAATGGAACTATTTCGCAGAGATTTAACTTTGGGCAACCGCGGGAAAAGGTCGTAAATAAAGCGGTTAACAAAGCTTTTCAAATGTTACTGGAAGAAATTTTAAAAAACAGTAACTAA